A portion of the Dehalobacter sp. genome contains these proteins:
- a CDS encoding DUF4062 domain-containing protein yields the protein MFITQPKIFISSTIVDLPNERKAALKAVEKVGGFPVMSEFTIEAQSADSLTTCLSKVRESDIYVLILGGRYGWQPENKESITEMEYQTALGCKMPILVFNTTYPKELLQKQFEGKVESSYFRKTVQDAFELQEEIEKSLKQEIEKKQQEFFHKTEPVYSNLVKIQFPSLVYVADLDIDKKTVKEYNKERGRSFFKPSLHDYAVSALYMNDISFPHDWVVWNNKIITFHDLQDDSVGLTTIIDRGTAEAFSCDEFYETSTEHLSQFKYLLKKCLEAKLYKLKINWIKEESLFAFIPTQKDAKDQWIARTASWSKTNKKATRKVVDVKYDLKDSDKVFNLKCLSFRTRFEFIDNEWYLGIKPEWVFLWPSFKVCSMAFKNIQWLKKTERNMHVFNHFNFILKYLQPSGPSLFPEFGDYPFLTIGQIEKFDFAPIVEDDLWVNLEDLQGKRKLIDNNGNIGLFSL from the coding sequence ATGTTTATAACTCAACCTAAAATATTTATTAGTAGCACAATCGTTGACTTGCCTAACGAGCGTAAAGCAGCATTGAAAGCTGTAGAAAAGGTTGGCGGATTCCCTGTGATGTCGGAGTTTACTATAGAAGCTCAAAGTGCAGATTCATTGACCACTTGTTTAAGCAAAGTGAGAGAATCAGATATCTATGTGTTGATTTTAGGGGGGCGTTATGGTTGGCAACCGGAAAATAAAGAATCCATTACGGAAATGGAATATCAGACCGCTTTAGGATGTAAGATGCCCATTTTGGTATTTAATACAACTTATCCTAAAGAACTTTTACAGAAGCAGTTTGAAGGTAAAGTCGAAAGTTCATACTTTAGAAAAACGGTTCAAGATGCATTCGAGTTACAAGAGGAAATAGAAAAATCTCTTAAGCAGGAAATAGAAAAGAAACAACAAGAGTTTTTCCATAAAACAGAGCCTGTATATTCTAATCTTGTCAAAATTCAATTTCCTTCGCTTGTTTATGTAGCCGACTTGGATATTGATAAGAAAACTGTAAAAGAATATAATAAAGAAAGGGGTAGGTCTTTTTTTAAACCGAGCCTTCATGACTATGCTGTCTCGGCTTTATATATGAATGATATTTCATTTCCTCACGATTGGGTAGTTTGGAATAATAAAATTATTACTTTTCATGATTTGCAAGATGATTCTGTCGGATTGACTACTATAATTGATAGAGGAACAGCCGAGGCCTTTTCTTGTGATGAATTTTATGAGACTTCTACAGAGCATTTATCTCAATTCAAATATCTCCTAAAAAAATGTCTTGAGGCAAAATTATATAAATTGAAAATTAACTGGATAAAAGAGGAATCACTGTTTGCATTTATTCCAACTCAAAAAGATGCAAAAGATCAATGGATTGCAAGGACTGCAAGTTGGTCTAAGACCAATAAAAAAGCTACGCGAAAAGTTGTCGATGTAAAATACGATTTGAAGGATTCGGATAAGGTGTTCAACTTGAAGTGTCTTTCCTTCAGAACTAGATTTGAGTTCATTGATAATGAGTGGTATTTAGGAATAAAGCCTGAATGGGTATTTCTTTGGCCGAGTTTCAAAGTCTGTTCAATGGCTTTTAAGAATATACAATGGCTAAAAAAAACAGAGAGAAATATGCATGTTTTTAATCATTTCAATTTTATATTAAAATATTTACAACCTTCTGGGCCTTCATTATTCCCGGAATTTGGTGATTATCCTTTCTTGACAATAGGACAAATAGAAAAATTTGATTTTGCTCCTATTGTTGAAGATGATTTATGGGTAAATTTAGAAGATTTACAGGGAAAGAGAAAACTTATAGATAATAATGGAAATATAGGACTTTTTAGCTTATGA
- a CDS encoding GDSL-type esterase/lipase family protein, with the protein MNKLTLLLLFLTGVLTTLKAQETHIIFIGNSITQGVILKEPLTASPPAQTMAWLAAQDDRPFGFSNCGVSGRTTVNFLPAKAAEYNNVVAAADAAQAKGARLLFSVMLGTNDSAVRGPLGAPVLPEQYHTNMKAIADALLQRYPGAMIVLHRPIWYSPSTHNSSVYLREGLQRLNSYFPVLRQLVADYATSSPGQVLLGDTLAYDHFRENGTLFFAEEGSAGTFYLHPNEEGAKVLGSFWGKAILGALDAHPAFQEFALPATKADAAATTREMAAADADDRRGLPSPSLRVYLPDRDKATGRMVIALPGGGYSGLAMFHEGFDWAEWFLSKGIAFGVLKYRMPAGDHTIPFSDVQAAFTLAKEHAAEWNVHTGDIGIMGSSAGGHLASTYATHAKAGDKPAFQILLYPVITMDASFTHAGSRMNLLGENPSQELTDRFSNEKRVDASTPPAFIIFAADDKVVPPANGFRYAEALTRHGVPVTFLLYPTGGHGFGNRESFSYKAQFMEELTQWLARTAVLSR; encoded by the coding sequence ATGAACAAACTTACTTTACTGCTACTCTTCCTCACCGGCGTACTCACAACGCTGAAAGCACAGGAGACACACATCATCTTTATCGGCAACAGCATCACACAGGGGGTGATACTGAAAGAGCCGCTGACAGCCTCTCCCCCGGCACAGACGATGGCATGGCTGGCCGCACAGGACGACCGCCCCTTCGGATTCTCCAACTGCGGCGTGAGCGGCAGGACCACCGTAAACTTCCTGCCGGCGAAGGCAGCGGAATACAACAACGTGGTCGCGGCGGCCGACGCGGCACAGGCGAAGGGTGCACGGCTGCTCTTCTCGGTGATGCTGGGTACCAACGACAGCGCGGTGAGAGGGCCCCTGGGGGCACCGGTGCTGCCGGAGCAATACCACACCAACATGAAGGCCATCGCCGACGCGCTGCTACAGCGCTATCCCGGGGCGATGATCGTGCTGCACCGCCCCATCTGGTACAGCCCCTCCACCCACAACAGCTCGGTCTACCTGCGCGAGGGACTGCAACGGCTGAACAGCTACTTCCCCGTGCTGCGTCAGCTGGTGGCGGATTATGCAACGAGCAGTCCCGGGCAGGTACTCCTGGGCGATACGCTGGCGTACGACCATTTCAGGGAGAACGGAACACTCTTCTTTGCCGAGGAGGGCAGTGCAGGCACCTTCTACCTCCATCCCAACGAGGAGGGGGCAAAGGTGCTGGGGTCGTTCTGGGGTAAGGCTATCCTGGGTGCGTTGGATGCCCATCCCGCCTTTCAGGAGTTTGCGCTCCCTGCCACGAAAGCGGATGCTGCTGCTACAACCAGAGAGATGGCGGCAGCGGATGCTGACGACCGGAGGGGGCTGCCCTCTCCCTCGCTGCGTGTATACCTGCCGGACAGGGACAAGGCGACCGGAAGGATGGTGATCGCCCTGCCCGGCGGCGGCTACAGCGGCCTGGCCATGTTTCACGAGGGTTTCGACTGGGCTGAATGGTTCCTGAGCAAGGGGATCGCCTTCGGGGTACTGAAATACAGGATGCCGGCAGGGGACCATACCATTCCCTTCAGCGATGTGCAGGCGGCGTTCACCCTGGCGAAGGAACATGCAGCGGAGTGGAACGTGCACACGGGGGATATCGGCATCATGGGCTCCTCCGCGGGAGGCCATCTGGCATCGACCTATGCCACCCATGCGAAAGCGGGAGATAAACCGGCCTTTCAGATTCTGCTCTACCCGGTGATCACGATGGATGCCTCCTTCACCCATGCCGGCTCACGCATGAACCTGCTGGGTGAGAACCCGTCGCAGGAGCTGACCGACCGCTTCTCAAACGAAAAACGGGTGGATGCATCCACACCCCCCGCCTTTATCATCTTTGCCGCCGACGACAAGGTGGTGCCGCCGGCCAACGGCTTTCGCTATGCGGAAGCCCTCACCCGGCACGGCGTCCCTGTCACCTTCCTGCTCTACCCCACGGGCGGGCACGGCTTCGGCAACAGGGAGTCGTTCAGCTACAAAGCGCAGTTCATGGAGGAGCTGACTCAGTGGCTGGCCCGCACCGCCGTGCTCAGCCGTTGA
- a CDS encoding acyltransferase gives MSEISSAAFADSKPHYRILDGLRGVAALMVIWYHLFEAFATSPVDQQFNHGYLAVDFFFILSGFVIGYAYDDRWGKMTGRDFFRRRLIRLQPMVIMGAVLGTITFLMAGSEMWDGTQVPLSMVMLALLLHLFLIPALPGAGAEVRGNGEMFPLNGPSWSLFFEYIGNILYALFLRRLSTRALQVLVALTAVALATFAIGNFSGFGHLGVGWTLADNNLTGGFLRLLFAFSAGLLMSRIFRPVRVRGAFWISGLAIVVLLSMPYIGNGEAPWMNGIYDALCTIVLFPLLVWLGASGLTTDKATTRVCRFFGDISYPLYMVHYPFMYLFYAWVWKNELSFAQAWPVALALLFGIIVLAWLVLKLYDEPLRKYLSKRFSPRINS, from the coding sequence ATGTCAGAGATCTCTTCAGCCGCCTTTGCAGATTCAAAACCACATTACCGCATCCTGGACGGGCTGCGGGGCGTTGCCGCACTCATGGTGATCTGGTATCACCTGTTCGAAGCGTTTGCCACCAGCCCTGTGGATCAGCAGTTCAACCATGGCTACCTGGCCGTGGATTTCTTCTTCATCCTCTCCGGGTTCGTGATCGGCTATGCCTACGACGACCGCTGGGGGAAAATGACGGGGAGGGATTTCTTCCGGCGCCGCCTGATCCGCCTGCAGCCGATGGTGATCATGGGTGCCGTGCTGGGCACCATCACCTTCCTCATGGCCGGCAGCGAGATGTGGGACGGTACGCAGGTGCCGCTGTCGATGGTCATGCTGGCCCTGCTGCTCCATCTGTTCCTGATCCCCGCGCTGCCGGGTGCCGGTGCCGAGGTGCGCGGCAACGGCGAGATGTTCCCTCTGAACGGGCCCAGCTGGTCGCTCTTCTTCGAATATATCGGGAATATCCTGTATGCTTTGTTTCTACGCCGCCTCTCCACCCGCGCACTACAAGTGCTGGTCGCCCTGACAGCGGTGGCGCTGGCCACGTTCGCCATCGGCAACTTCTCGGGCTTCGGCCATCTGGGTGTGGGGTGGACCCTGGCCGACAACAACCTGACGGGCGGCTTCCTGCGCCTGCTCTTCGCCTTCTCCGCCGGCTTGCTGATGTCGCGCATCTTCAGACCCGTGCGCGTCAGGGGTGCTTTCTGGATCAGCGGCCTGGCGATCGTGGTCCTGCTCTCCATGCCCTACATCGGCAACGGCGAGGCACCCTGGATGAACGGCATCTATGACGCGCTGTGCACCATCGTGCTCTTCCCCCTGCTGGTATGGCTGGGTGCCTCCGGGCTGACCACCGACAAGGCCACCACCCGGGTGTGCCGGTTCTTCGGCGATATCTCCTATCCGCTGTACATGGTGCATTATCCCTTCATGTACCTCTTCTACGCGTGGGTGTGGAAGAACGAGCTCTCCTTCGCACAGGCCTGGCCCGTGGCGCTGGCGCTGCTCTTCGGCATTATCGTGCTGGCCTGGCTCGTCCTGAAGCTTTACGACGAGCCGCTGCGCAAGTACCTCTCGAAAAGGTTTTCTCCCCGGATCAACAGCTGA
- a CDS encoding putative DNA binding domain-containing protein has protein sequence MTIKEIIKQTEGRRLEFKETLPEKADLSNTIIAFANDAGGELYIGVRNNPREIIGLPEDELVKIEEQISNIIFDRCYPAILPDITFLTEEDKHIIRVTVYRGSALPYYRKDKGKLQGTYIRVGSSNRLADEEIIAELERRKRNISFDSELVMNKPANELNIEDFKQEYQDKTGESLDTQALRKLELVKKVNGTEYPTNALVLFSDDELRRSLFPFVKVECARFKGITSEEFIDQKSILTNIATQAEEAYNFVLRHINKGAVVEGVYTVSRWEYPVKAIREIIRNAVVHRDMSLSGKDIKVAIYDDMVEVTSPGLLPPSIDYAAMESRQSDARNKVIAPVFKRMGIIDQWGNGLKLIADELKEYPQIEFRWKETGLSFQVQFVKLNYTAEQELQQELQQELQQELQQELQQESGQDLQRELQQELYNPSLYSEVLSRIVESPLSRKEISEGFGQKQISGQLNKILSKLVEDELIERTIPENKNHPDQKFRITKRGIIFLKLLKK, from the coding sequence ATGACTATCAAAGAAATCATTAAACAAACCGAAGGTCGGCGGTTAGAGTTTAAGGAAACTCTTCCTGAAAAAGCAGATTTGTCAAATACCATCATTGCCTTTGCAAATGACGCAGGAGGTGAACTGTATATTGGTGTCCGGAATAATCCGAGGGAGATTATCGGACTTCCGGAGGATGAGCTTGTGAAAATAGAGGAACAGATTAGCAATATTATATTTGATCGTTGTTATCCTGCCATTCTACCGGACATCACATTTCTTACGGAAGAGGACAAGCATATTATAAGAGTAACAGTGTATCGTGGTAGTGCATTGCCTTATTATCGGAAAGATAAGGGAAAACTGCAAGGTACTTATATTCGGGTTGGTTCATCTAATCGATTGGCGGATGAGGAGATCATAGCGGAATTGGAGCGCAGAAAACGAAACATATCATTCGATAGTGAACTGGTAATGAATAAGCCTGCAAATGAGTTAAACATTGAGGATTTCAAGCAGGAATATCAGGATAAAACCGGAGAATCTCTGGATACGCAAGCCCTTCGTAAGTTGGAACTTGTGAAAAAGGTAAATGGAACGGAATACCCGACGAATGCTTTGGTCTTATTTTCTGATGATGAACTTCGTCGCTCTCTGTTTCCTTTTGTCAAGGTGGAATGTGCAAGATTCAAAGGTATTACTTCGGAAGAATTTATCGATCAGAAGAGCATTTTAACCAATATCGCAACACAAGCGGAGGAAGCCTATAATTTTGTGTTGCGTCATATAAACAAAGGTGCTGTTGTGGAGGGTGTTTATACCGTTTCCCGTTGGGAATACCCGGTAAAAGCGATAAGGGAAATCATTCGGAATGCTGTCGTACACAGGGACATGTCGCTTTCCGGAAAGGATATTAAAGTGGCTATTTATGACGATATGGTTGAGGTGACAAGCCCGGGGCTTCTACCTCCTTCGATTGATTATGCTGCCATGGAAAGCCGTCAGAGCGATGCTCGTAACAAAGTCATTGCTCCTGTTTTCAAACGAATGGGAATTATCGACCAATGGGGCAATGGTTTGAAACTCATAGCTGATGAATTAAAGGAATATCCTCAAATCGAATTCCGTTGGAAAGAAACCGGATTATCCTTTCAGGTGCAGTTTGTGAAGCTTAACTATACTGCGGAGCAAGAGTTACAGCAAGAGTTACAGCAAGAGTTACAGCAAGAGTTACAGCAAGAGCTACAGCAAGAGTCGGGGCAAGACTTACAGCGGGAGTTGCAGCAAGAGTTGTATAACCCTTCACTGTATTCAGAAGTACTTTCCAGAATAGTGGAATCACCTCTTTCTCGAAAAGAAATATCAGAGGGGTTTGGACAGAAACAAATATCTGGACAATTAAACAAGATATTGTCAAAATTGGTTGAAGATGAATTGATAGAGCGCACAATTCCGGAGAATAAAAACCACCCTGATCAAAAGTTTAGGATAACAAAACGAGGTATCATCTTTTTAAAGTTGCTGAAGAAGTAA
- a CDS encoding DEAD/DEAH box helicase family protein — MVEVTYKQTGKSKKTNELGMREMQERAFTARTAQYLLIKAPPASGKSRALMFIALDKLQNQGIKKVIVAVPERSIGASFSPTELKKFGFFADWAPDDRYNLCTPGSERSKVSAFLEFLESDEQILICTHATLRFAFEGLDEKRLNDTLVAIDEFHHVSADGDNRLGEVMRNIMSKSNAHIIAMTGSYFRGDNVPVLLPQDEAKFTKVTYNYYEQLNGYEYLKSLGIGYHFYQGRYFKKQPDKDMSALEEILNENKKTIIHIPSVNSAESSREKYEEVGHIIDVLGDLEYQDANTGVLYVKSKRSGKVLKVADLVNDNPRERDKISAYLREIKSADDIDIIIALGMAKEGFDWPYCEHALTIGYRGSLTEIIQIIGRATRDSENKIHAQFTNLVAEPEADSDEVKVGVNNMLKAITASLLMEQVLAPNFKFKAKDNGEDEDENNDEDDNTISIRGFKLPTSQRAKDIIETDLNDLKARILQDDQMLKAMPGNVEPEVINTILIPKIIRQVYPDLNEDEVEAVRQHVVVDSVIKNSVIEEQGGRKFIRMAGSFVNIDDIHIDLIDRINPFQKAFEILSKSVTTQVLKLIDDHIQAIKVDMTEEEAILLWPKIKDWRERLGEVPNLQSYDPKEKRMAEALVFLRELKRQRDLSNEQ, encoded by the coding sequence TTGGTAGAAGTTACATATAAACAAACTGGGAAAAGTAAGAAGACAAATGAATTGGGAATGCGTGAAATGCAGGAAAGGGCTTTTACAGCCCGAACGGCACAATACCTTCTGATAAAAGCCCCTCCCGCTTCGGGGAAATCAAGAGCATTGATGTTTATTGCGTTAGATAAATTACAAAATCAGGGTATAAAAAAGGTAATTGTAGCTGTACCTGAAAGATCTATTGGAGCATCATTTAGTCCAACAGAACTTAAAAAGTTTGGTTTTTTTGCCGATTGGGCGCCAGATGATAGGTACAACCTTTGTACGCCTGGGAGCGAGAGAAGTAAAGTGTCAGCCTTTCTTGAATTTTTAGAAAGTGATGAACAAATACTGATTTGTACTCATGCTACATTGCGTTTTGCTTTTGAAGGATTGGATGAAAAAAGATTGAATGATACATTGGTGGCTATTGATGAGTTTCATCACGTATCTGCGGATGGAGATAATCGATTAGGCGAGGTCATGCGGAATATCATGTCAAAATCCAATGCTCATATTATTGCTATGACAGGTTCTTATTTCAGGGGGGATAATGTTCCCGTATTACTACCTCAGGATGAAGCTAAGTTTACAAAAGTAACATACAATTATTATGAGCAGTTAAATGGATATGAATATTTGAAGTCATTGGGGATTGGTTACCATTTCTATCAGGGGCGTTATTTCAAAAAACAACCGGATAAGGATATGTCTGCATTAGAAGAAATACTGAATGAGAATAAGAAAACAATCATTCACATCCCAAGCGTAAATTCGGCAGAATCTTCAAGAGAAAAATATGAAGAAGTCGGACATATTATAGATGTGTTGGGTGATTTGGAGTATCAGGATGCAAATACGGGGGTTTTATATGTAAAAAGCAAACGATCGGGAAAAGTCCTGAAAGTGGCAGATTTGGTAAATGACAACCCCAGAGAAAGAGATAAAATTTCTGCCTATTTAAGAGAAATAAAATCGGCAGACGATATTGATATTATCATCGCATTGGGCATGGCAAAGGAGGGTTTTGATTGGCCTTATTGTGAGCATGCACTAACGATCGGTTACAGAGGATCACTAACTGAAATTATACAGATTATTGGCAGGGCGACGAGGGATAGTGAAAATAAAATACATGCGCAATTTACGAATTTGGTGGCTGAACCGGAAGCTGATAGTGATGAAGTGAAGGTAGGAGTCAATAATATGCTTAAAGCTATTACTGCATCACTGTTAATGGAACAGGTATTAGCTCCCAACTTTAAATTTAAGGCTAAGGATAATGGGGAGGATGAAGATGAAAATAACGACGAAGATGACAACACAATTTCAATCAGAGGTTTCAAGCTTCCAACATCGCAAAGGGCAAAGGATATTATCGAAACCGATTTGAATGACTTGAAGGCTCGTATTTTGCAAGACGACCAAATGTTGAAAGCCATGCCGGGGAATGTTGAGCCAGAGGTTATAAATACCATATTAATTCCCAAAATTATTCGTCAAGTTTATCCTGATTTGAATGAAGATGAAGTTGAAGCCGTTCGTCAGCATGTAGTTGTCGACTCTGTAATTAAGAATAGTGTTATTGAAGAACAGGGAGGACGTAAGTTTATCCGGATGGCGGGCAGCTTTGTGAATATAGACGATATTCATATTGATTTAATTGATAGAATTAATCCTTTTCAGAAAGCTTTTGAGATTCTCTCCAAATCCGTTACGACTCAAGTGTTGAAATTGATCGATGATCACATTCAAGCTATTAAAGTAGATATGACTGAGGAAGAGGCTATTTTGTTGTGGCCTAAGATAAAAGATTGGAGAGAAAGACTTGGAGAAGTGCCTAATTTGCAATCTTATGATCCAAAAGAGAAAAGAATGGCAGAAGCATTAGTATTTTTAAGAGAATTGAAAAGACAAAGAGATTTATCTAATGAGCAATAA
- a CDS encoding four-helix bundle copper-binding protein, with amino-acid sequence MSVLFLVVVEFLKTTAMTMYEDYQSCIDASLDCASACHYCASSCTAEDDVTMMADCIRLDMECAAICTATATLLSLGSEKSKELCWICADLCMECAEECEKHQMDHCRQCAAACRECAAQCRIVAAA; translated from the coding sequence GTGTCGGTTTTGTTTTTAGTCGTAGTAGAATTCTTAAAAACGACAGCTATGACAATGTATGAAGATTACCAATCATGTATAGATGCCAGCCTCGACTGCGCGAGTGCCTGTCATTATTGTGCTTCTTCCTGTACCGCGGAAGATGATGTGACCATGATGGCGGATTGTATCCGCCTGGACATGGAATGTGCCGCGATATGCACTGCCACGGCTACGCTGCTGAGCCTGGGCAGCGAAAAATCGAAAGAGCTGTGCTGGATCTGTGCCGACCTGTGCATGGAGTGTGCCGAAGAGTGCGAAAAACATCAGATGGATCATTGCCGGCAGTGTGCCGCAGCCTGCAGGGAGTGTGCCGCCCAGTGCCGCATTGTGGCAGCTGCATAG
- a CDS encoding GIY-YIG nuclease family protein — MSNKITLDDIFNDDDFGLLNSKAKSSSVKSADDRLIDSFEEINAFIDKNNREPTASSMSEYSLLARLKTFRQDEDKKKVLKPFDRHNLLGHVELESLSLDDVLSDDDFGLLDSDKDLSIFKLKNIPTAEDRAETESVSQRKSMSEIDFAPYEAMFQKVHREIKEGKRKILPFHSAEKNLHVGNFYIIDGVLLYLEDVIFERQESNLSKETSRRKDGRTLTIFENGTYSDMLYRSLSKQIQKNGKLITSPKYGTESELFVDENLIQEEDFQTGWIYVLKSKSTNPQILSIKDLYKIGFSSHPIDERIKNAKDEATYLYADVIKVATYKCFNRNADKLELLLHRFFASACLNVDLYDERERRFSPREWFVVPFEVIEEAINLILNESIVNYMYDVESQRIKLK; from the coding sequence ATGAGCAATAAGATAACACTAGATGATATATTCAATGATGATGACTTTGGATTATTGAATTCGAAGGCAAAATCTTCTTCTGTGAAATCGGCAGATGACAGACTTATTGATTCATTCGAAGAGATAAACGCTTTTATCGATAAGAATAATCGGGAACCAACTGCTTCAAGCATGTCGGAGTATAGTCTGTTGGCAAGGTTAAAAACATTCAGGCAGGATGAAGATAAAAAGAAAGTTTTGAAACCCTTTGATAGGCATAATTTACTTGGGCATGTCGAGTTGGAAAGTTTATCTTTGGACGACGTATTAAGTGATGATGACTTTGGGTTACTTGATTCGGATAAAGATTTGTCGATATTTAAACTAAAAAATATTCCAACAGCAGAAGACAGAGCAGAAACGGAGTCTGTTTCCCAGCGGAAGTCGATGTCCGAAATAGATTTTGCCCCCTATGAAGCTATGTTCCAAAAGGTGCATAGAGAAATAAAAGAAGGAAAACGAAAAATTCTGCCGTTTCATAGTGCTGAGAAGAATCTTCATGTTGGCAATTTTTATATTATTGATGGGGTTTTATTATATCTAGAGGATGTGATTTTTGAAAGGCAAGAATCCAATTTATCAAAAGAGACATCTCGAAGAAAAGACGGTAGGACTCTTACAATTTTTGAGAATGGTACTTATAGTGATATGCTTTATCGTTCCTTAAGTAAGCAAATCCAAAAAAATGGAAAACTTATAACTAGTCCGAAGTATGGAACAGAGAGTGAGTTATTTGTAGATGAAAACTTAATACAAGAAGAAGATTTCCAGACGGGGTGGATTTATGTTTTGAAATCTAAATCTACAAACCCTCAAATCTTAAGTATAAAAGACTTATATAAAATTGGGTTTTCTTCTCATCCAATTGACGAACGAATTAAAAATGCCAAAGATGAAGCTACTTATTTATACGCAGATGTGATTAAGGTCGCTACATATAAATGCTTTAACCGCAATGCTGATAAGTTGGAATTATTGCTACACCGTTTTTTTGCGTCAGCTTGCTTAAATGTGGACTTGTATGATGAGAGAGAACGGAGATTTAGTCCCAGAGAATGGTTCGTTGTTCCTTTTGAAGTGATTGAGGAAGCGATTAACTTGATTTTGAATGAATCTATTGTTAATTATATGTATGATGTAGAAAGTCAGAGGATAAAATTAAAATAG